GGAAGGTCAAGATGATCTTCAAGAATGCTGACTACTGCAGACATGGTTGGCCTAAGTGCTGGGGATGTATTGGTACATAGAAGGGCTACGTTTATCATCCTTAGAGCCTCATCCTTCTTGAAATCTGAACTCAATGTTTCATCTACTAGTTCCATCAGttttccttccctttttagGACAAGGGCCTGAATAAAATGCAAAGATACTAGTTCAAACGTAGGAATTGATATTAGGGATAGTGATTCGTTACCCAATCTAGAAGGCAAACAAATTTCTCATTGGGGCGATATTTCATATTGTTCTTCCCAGCAACAATCTCTAACGCAACAACTCCAAAGCTGTAGACATCTGCTTTGTAGGTTAAGTAGCCCCATAGTGCATATTCAGGTGCCATATATCCTCTGCAGAACAGAGTGAAACTTTAGATTCATGCATGTGTTATTTCTAAACGTGGCATCAACTTCATGCTTGATATTTCAGTATATGAAGAATGGCTGAATGGGATGAGATACAAGTTAAATTCATTGGAAGAAAATTTAAGATATAAAGAGGATACATAGGCCAGAAACCATTTCTATCACTCAAATTGAAGTGATGTAATCAATACCAGAAATATGGTCAAGCTTCCAAATGAGCCAAACAATTATGTAATAGTCCTTGTAACTTCACCACCCTTTTTGGTCAAGCATATGTAAACTGTTGCTAGTTACCTTGTATAAGATATTGAAAATGCAAGAAAGAGAGAATGTAAGGGTTCTAGCAATCTTAAATGTATATATGCTGCATGGATAAAAACAACATATGGATGTACATCAATCAGTTTAAGCTAAAGTTCTGGTGCCGTTGCAGAAAGTTATGAAATGTAGAATTAACCCTACTTTGCCGTATGTAACAGATATATTTCTTACTCGATGAACacaaaacataaacatgaatAAAAGAACTTGTCAGAAAACTCACATGGTTCCAGCAATTCTAGTGCTGATATGTGTTTTATCCTCATCGTCAAGTTTGGCCAGACCAAAGTCAGAGATCTTTGGGTTTAGTTTCTTGTCAAGAAGTACATTTGTTGCTTTGATGTCCCTATGAACAATTTTTAATGATGATTCTTCGTGTAGAAAAGCTAAGCCTTTTGCTAGCCCAATGCAGATTTTTTGCCTTGTTGGCCAGTCTATTTGGAAACGATGTTCTTCTGGACCTGCATTTCAATGAGAACTAAGAATCTATGCATACCTTCTCTCATTTTGAACTCTTTCATGAATTACGAACGAGCAATATTTCTTCTTATTTCATTAAGCTTATTTTCTGTTTGACTTGTAAGTTGTAGCTGAAAACAATAAGCAAGAATAGGAAATTACCAAATAAAGCACGGGCAAGGCTATTGTTATCCAAGTACTCGTACACCAATAGAAGTTGTTTTCCTTCAGCACAACATCTGATAGAATGTATGCTTTCACTTAAcgagtaatggaccaggtcccttacttcaactcagaaaattaccagaaagttgaatgcagtaaaatcaacacaatgattttacgtggaaacctccttgcttaagggagtaaaaccacgacctgtctcacaggattttcaatcgttttcactaatcttcagaagcaaaagcgaaacacgattacaccaaatgtaagaaagagttatcaatcttaccgttAAGCAATAGACCTCTATTGCTCAACAAGCCaaagtagaaaaacaatctacccactaagcaatcccacctggacaacctagacttttaactcaacacaccaattcctttatagatttaggagtggtttacaatttaagaacaagagaataaattcctaaaacAACTAGACGAAAAGCTCCAGATGTTGCTGTTGTTCAAGGAATGATTCTGCCTTTTGCCTTTTTgttagcctttgcaagagttcttgaaaagtgtttatcaagttgcaaaaactaccaaaaagtgtttaggaaagtgtcttttgtattgacaagtccctttcctaaacatcttgccattggttggaaaggtcacactttctgacgccatcgggaagtgtgcacctactttctgtactatcNNNNNNNNNNNNNNNNNNNNNNNNNNNNNNNNNNNNNNNNNNNNNNNNNNNNNNNNNNNNNNNNNNNNNNNNNNNNNNNNNNNNNNNNNNNNNNNNNNNNNNNNNNNNNNNNNNNNNNNNNNNNNNNNNNNNNNNNNNNNNNNNNNNNNNNNNNNNNNNNNNNNNNNNNNNNNNNNNNNNNNNNNNNNNNNNNNNNNNNNNNNNNNNNNNNNNNNNNNNNNNNNNNNNNNNNNNNNNNNNNNNNNNNNNNNNNNNNNNNNNNNNNNNNNNNNNNNNNNNNNNNNNNNNNNNNNNNNNNNNNNNNNNNNNNNNNNNNNNNNNNNNNNNNNNNNNNNNNNNNNNNNNNNNNNNNNNNNNNNNNNNNNNNNNNNNNNNNNNNNNNNNNNNNNNNNNNNNNNNNNNNNNNNNNNNNNNNNNNNNNNNNNNNNNNNNNNNNNNNNNNNNNNNNNNNNNNNNNNNNNNNNNNNNNNNNNNNNNNNNNNNNNNNNNNNNNNNNNNNNNNNNNNNNNNNNNNNNNNNNNNNNNNNNNNNNNNNNNNNNNNNNNNNNNNNNNNNNNNNNNNNNNNNNNNNNNNNNNNNNNNNNNNNNNNNNNNNNNNNNNNNNNNNNNNNNNNNNNNNNNNNNNNNNNNNNNNNNNNNNNNNNNNNNNNNNNNNNNNNNNNNNNNNNNNNNNNNNNNNNNNNNNNNNNNNNNNNNNNNNNNNNNNNNNNNNNNNNNNNNNNNNNNNNNNNNNNNNNNNNNNNNNNNNNNNNNNNNNNNNNNNNNNNNNNNNNNNNNNNNNNNNNNNNNNNNNNNNNNNNNNNNNNNNNNNNNNNNNNNNNNNNNNNNNNNNNNNNNNNNNNNNNNNNNNNNNNNNNNNNNNNNNNNNNNNNNNNNNNNNNNNNNNNNNNNNNNNNNNNNNNNNNNNNNNNNNNNNNNNNNNNNNNNNNNNNNNNNNNNNNNNNNNNNNNNNNNNNNNNNNNNNNNNNNNNNNNNNNNNNNNNNNNNNNNNNNNNNNNNNNNNNNNNNNNNNNNNNNNNNNNNNNNNNNNNNNNNNNNNNNNNNNNNNNNNNNNNNNNNNNNNNNNNNNNNNNNNNNNNNNNNNNNNNNNNNNNNNNNNNNNNNNNNNNNNNNNNNNNNNNNNNNNNNNNNNNNNNNNNNNNNNNNNNNNNNNNNNNNNNNNNNNNNNNNNNNNNNNNNNNNNNNNNNNNNNNNNNNNNNNNNNNNNNNNNNNNNNNNNNNNNNNNNNNNNNNNNNNNNNNNNNNNNNNNNNNNNNNNNNNNNNNNNNNNNNNNNNNNNNNNNNNNNNNNNNNNNNNNNNNNNNNNNNNNNNNNNNNNNNNNNNNNNNNNNNNNNNNNNNNNNNNNNNNNNNNNNNNNNNNNNNNNNNNNNNNNNNNNNNNNNNNNNNNNNNNNNNNNNNNNNNNNNNNNNNNNNNNNNNNNNNNNNNNNNNNNNNNNNNNNNNNNNNNNNNNNNNNNNNNNNNNNNNNNNNNNNNNNNNNNNNNNNNNNNNNNNNNNNNNNNNNNNNNNNNNNNNNNNNNNNNNNNNNNNNNNNNNNNNNNNNNNNNNNNNNNNNNNNNNNNNNNNNNNNNNNNNNNNNNNNNNNNNNNNNNNNNNNNNNNNNNNNNNNNNNNNNNNNNNNNNNNNNNNNNNNNNNNNNNNNNNNNNNNNNNNNNNNNNNNNNNNNNNNNNNNNNNNNNNNNNNNNNNNNNNNNNNNNNNNNNNNNNNNNNNNNNNNNNNNNNNNNNNNNNNNNNNNNNNNNNNNNNNNNNNNNNNNNNNNNNNNNNNNNNNNNNNNNNNNNNNNNNNNNNNNNNNNNNNNNNNNNNNNNNNNNNNNNNNNNNNNNNNNNNNNNNNNNNNNNNNNNNNNNNNNNNNNNNNNNNNNNNNNNNNNNNNNNNNNNNNNNNNNNNNNNNNNNNNNNNNNNNNNNNNNNNNNNNNNNNNNNNNNNNNNNNNNNNNNNNNNNNNNNNNNNNNNNNNNNNNNNNNNNNNNNNNNNNNNNNNNNNNNNNNNNNNNNNNNNNNNNNNNNNNNNNNNNNNNNNNNNNNNNNNNNNNNNNNNNNNNNNNNNNNNNNNNNNNNNNNNNNNNNNNNNNNNNNNNNNNNNNNNNNNNNNNNNNNNNNNNNNNNNNNNNNNNNNNNNNNNNNNNNNNNNNNNNNNNNNNNNNNNNNNNNNNNNNNNNNNNNNNNNNNNNNNNNNNNNNNNNNNNNNNNNNNNNNNNNNNNNNNNNNNNNNNNNNNNNNNNNNNNNNNNNNNNNNNNNNNNNNNNNNNNNNNNNNNNNNNNNNNNNNNNNNNNNNNNNNNNNNNNNNNNNNNNNNNNNNNNNNNNNNNNNNNNNNNNNNNNNNNNNNNNNNNNNNNNNNNNNNNNNNNNNNNNNNNNNNNNNNNNNNNNNNNNNNNNNNNNNNNNNNNNNNNNNNNNNNNNNNNNNNNNNNNNNNNNNNNNNNNNNNNNNNNNNNNNNNNNNNNNNNNNNNNNNNNNNNNNNNNNNNNNNNNNNNNNNNNNNNNNNNNNNNNNNNNNNNNNNNNNNNNNNNNNNNNNNNNNNNNNNNNNNNNNNNNNNNNNNNNNNNNNNNNNNNNNNNNNNNNNNNNNNNNNNNNNNNNNNNNNNNNNNNNNNNNNNNNNNNNNNNNNNNNNNNNNNNNNNNNNNNNNNNNNNNNNNNNNNNNNNNNNNNNNNNNNNNNNNNNNNNNNNNNNNNNNNNNNNNNNNNNNNNNNNNNNNNNNNNNNNNNNNNNNNNNNNNNNNNNNNNNNNNNNNNNNNNNNNNNNNNNNNNNNNNNNNNNNNNNNNNNNNNNNNNNNNNNNNNNNNNNNNNNNNNNNNNNNNNNNNNNNNNNNNNNNNNNNNNNNNNNNNNNNNNNNNNNNNNNNNNNNNNNNNNNNNNNNNNNNNNNNNNNNNNNNNNNNNNNNNNNNNNNNNNNNNNNNNNNNNNNNNNNNNNNNNNNNNNNNNNNNNNNNNNNNNNNNNNNNNNNNNNNNNNNNNNNNNNNNNNNNNNNNNNNNNNNNNNNNNNNNNNNNNNNNNNNNNNNNNNNNNNNNNNNNNNNNNNNNNNNNNNNNNNNNNNNNNNNNNNNNNNNNNNNNNNNNNNNNNNNNNNNNNNNNNNNNNNNNNNNNNNNNNNNNNNNNNNNNNNNNNNNNNNNNNNNNNNNNNNNNNNNNNNNNNNNNNNNNNNNNNNNNNNNNNNNNNNNNNNNNNNNNNNNNNNNNNNNNNNNNNNNNNNNNNNNNNNNNNNNNNNNNNNNNNNNNNNNNNNNNNNNNNNNNNNNNNNNNNNNNNNNNNNNNNNNNNNNNNNNNNNNNNNNNNNNNNNNNNNNNNNNNNNNNNNNNNNNNNNNNNNNNNNNNNNNNNNNNNNNNNNNNNNNNNNNNNNNNNNNNNNNNNNNNNNNNNNNNNNNNNNNNNNNNNNNNNNNNNNNNNNNNNNNNNNNNNNNNNNNNNNNNNNNNNNNNNNNNNNNNNNNNNNNNNNNNNNNNNNNNNNNNNNNNNNNNNNNNNNNNNNNNNNNNNNNNNNNNNNNNNNNNNNNNNNNNNNNNNNNNNNNNNNNNNNNNNNNNNNNNNNNNNNNNNNNNNNNNNNNNNNNNNNNNNNNNNNNNNNNNNNNNNNNNNNNNNNNNNNNNNNNNNNNNNNNNNNNNNNNNNNNNNNNNNNNNNNNNNNNNNNNNNNNNNNNNNNNNNNNNNNNNNNNNNNNNNNNNNNNNNNNNNNNNNNNNNNNNNNNNNNNNNNNNNNNNNNNNNNNNNNNNNNNNNNNNNNNNNNNNNNNNNNNNNNNNNNNNNNNNNNNNNNNNNNNNNNNNNNNNNNNNNNNNNNNNNNNNNNNNNNNNNNNNNNNNNNNNNNNNNNNNNNNNNNNNNNNNNNNNNNNNNNNNNNNNNNNNNNNNNNNNNNNNNNNNNNNNNNNNNNNNNNNNNNNNNNNNNNNNNNNNNNNNNNNNNNNNNNNNNNNNNNNNNNNNNNNNNNNNNNNNNNNNNNNNNNNNNNNNNNNNNNNNNNNNNNNNNNNNNNNNNNNNNNNNNNNNNNNNNNNNNNNNNNNNNNNNNNNNNNNNNNNNNNNNNNNNNNNNNNNNNNNNNNNNNNNNNNNNNNNNNNNNNNNNNNNNNNNNNNNNNNNNNNNNNNNNNNNNNNNNNNNNNNNNNNNNNNNNNNNNNNNNNNNNNNNNNNNNNNNNNNNNNNNNNNNNNNNNNNNNNNNNNNNNNNNNNNNNNNNNNNNNNNNNNNNNNNNNNNNNNNNNNNNNNNNNNNNNNNNNNNNNNNNNNNNNNNNNNNNNNNNNNNNNNNNNNNNNNNNNNNNNNNNNNNNNNNNNNNNNNNNNNNNNNNNNNNNNNNNNNNNNNNNNNNNNNNNNNNNNNNNNNNNNNNNNNNNNNNNNNNNNNNNNNNNNNNNNNNNNNNNNNNNNNNNNNNNNNNNNNNNNNNNNNNNNNNNNNNNNNNNNNNNNNNNNNNNNNNNNNNNNNNNNNNNNNNNNNNNNNNNNNNNNNNNNNNNNNNNNNNNNNNNNNNNNNNNNNNNNNNNNNNNNNNNNNNNNNNNNNNNNNNNNNNNNNNNNNNNNNNNNNNNNNNNNNNNNNNNNNNNNNNNNNNNNNNNNNNNNNNNNNNNNNNNNNNNNNNNNNNNNNNNNNNNNNNNNNNNNNNNNNNNNNNNNNNNNNNNNNNNNNNNNNNNNNNNNNNNNNNNNNNNNNNNNNNNNNNNNNNNNNNNNNNNNNNNNNNNNNNNNNNNNNNNNNNNNNNNNNNNNNNNNNNNNNNNNNNNNNNNNNNNNNNNNNNNNNNNNNNNNNNNNNNNNNNNNNNNNNNNNNNNNNNNNNNNNNNNNNNNNNNNNNNNNNNNNNNNNNNNNNNNNNNNNNNNNNNNNNNNNNNNNNNNNNNNNNNNNNNNNNNNNNNNNNNNNNNNNNNNNNNNNNNNNNNNNNNNNNNNNNNNNNNNNNNNNNNNNNNNNNNNNNNNNNNNNN
This window of the Solanum pennellii chromosome 2, SPENNV200 genome carries:
- the LOC107011166 gene encoding probable LRR receptor-like serine/threonine-protein kinase At1g53430, with amino-acid sequence MKSHIVRDLVHYSLSESIHSIRCCAEGKQLLLVYEYLDNNSLARALFGPEEHRFQIDWPTRQKICIGLAKGLAFLHEESSLKIVHRDIKATNVLLDKKLNPKISDFGLAKLDDEDKTHISTRIAGTIGYMAPEYALWGYLTYKADVYSFGVVALEIVAGKNNMKYRPNEKFVCLLDWALVLKREGKLMELVDETLSSDFKKDEALRMINVALLCTNTSPALRPTMSAVVSILEDHLDLPEFSLESRSHDDDDELKFKRQV